The DNA segment AGAGCGAGGAGGTGCGGTCGACCGCGCTGGGCGGAGACTGGGAGTTCCGCGGCATCCGCACCCCCTCCAAAGACCTCTACCCGTCGACCGTGAAGGAAACAGAATGATCAAGATCGAAGTCGACATGGCCCTCTGCCAGCACTATGGGCAGTGCGTGTTCGAGGCCCCGAACATCTTCAAGCTCAACGACGACGACAAGCTCGAGTACGTGGCCTCGGCGGACGACTCCGAGCGCGACAACGTGGAGTCGGCCGTCGACGTGTGCCCGATGCAGGCCATCCGAATCGTCGAATAGTGGATGTCGTGGCACCGGCGCCCGTCATCATCGTCGGCGCGGCGATGGGCGGGCTGCGCACGGCGGAGGCGCTGCGCAAGGCGGGCTATGCCGGGCCGCTCAGGGTCATCGGCGAGGAGCTGCACGCCCCGTACAACCGGCCGCCGCTGTCGAAGGACGTGCTTTCGGGAACCGTGACCCACGAGGCGGTCGCCTTCCCGCAGCGCGCCGCGACAGCTGACGTCGAGTGGATGCTGGGGGCGCGCGCGGTCTCGGCCGACCTGACGGCGCGCACCGTGACCACCGGTGACGGGGTCGCGCATCCCTACGCCGCGCTCGTGATCGCGACGGGGCTTCGGCCCCGGCGGCTCGCCCTGGCCGAACTGCCCGGTCGCCACACCGTACGCACCCTCGACGACGCGATGGCCCTGCGCGATGAGCTGCAGCCGGGGGCACGCGTGGTGATCGTCGGATCCGGATTCATCGGATGCGAGGTGGCCGCGACCGCCCGGAAGCTCGGCTGCGAAGTGACTGTGGCCTCCCCCAGCACGCTGCCGATCGTGCGCCCGCTCGGGCCCCTGCTCGCCACCGAGATTCTTGCCCGCCAACAGGCGCACGGGGTCGCATTCCGTTTGGGGCGTGCGGTGACCGGACTGGTCGGAGCGTCGCGCCTCGAAGGGGTTGTGCTCGACGACGGAGCTGCACTTCCGGCGGACGTGTTGATCGAGGCGATCGGCTCGGACTGCAACAGCGAGTGGCTCGCGGGCACCGGCCTCGACTGCTCCGACGGGGTGCTCGCGGATGCCGCCATGCGCGCGGTCGGGGTCGATGGCACTGTGCACGACGACGTCTACGTCGTGGGCGACATCGCCCGCTTCCCGAACGCGATGTTCGACGACGTCGCGCGGCGCGTCGAGCACTGGAACATCCCGACCGACACGGGCAAGCGGGCAGGCTTTGTGCTCGC comes from the Marisediminicola antarctica genome and includes:
- a CDS encoding ferredoxin, which translates into the protein MIKIEVDMALCQHYGQCVFEAPNIFKLNDDDKLEYVASADDSERDNVESAVDVCPMQAIRIVE
- a CDS encoding NAD(P)/FAD-dependent oxidoreductase, translating into MDVVAPAPVIIVGAAMGGLRTAEALRKAGYAGPLRVIGEELHAPYNRPPLSKDVLSGTVTHEAVAFPQRAATADVEWMLGARAVSADLTARTVTTGDGVAHPYAALVIATGLRPRRLALAELPGRHTVRTLDDAMALRDELQPGARVVIVGSGFIGCEVAATARKLGCEVTVASPSTLPIVRPLGPLLATEILARQQAHGVAFRLGRAVTGLVGASRLEGVVLDDGAALPADVLIEAIGSDCNSEWLAGTGLDCSDGVLADAAMRAVGVDGTVHDDVYVVGDIARFPNAMFDDVARRVEHWNIPTDTGKRAGFVLAALLESPEGFSDAVQTPFAPMPAFWSNQFEVALQAYGLPGLADDIRLLEGSLDSEAIVGYYRDDRMVGVVGLGMKAALLPYRKVIAEGGLSVLGST